The following coding sequences lie in one Arachis stenosperma cultivar V10309 chromosome 5, arast.V10309.gnm1.PFL2, whole genome shotgun sequence genomic window:
- the LOC130981351 gene encoding uncharacterized protein LOC130981351, which translates to MSAEIRSRGDIVLNVASSGIASLLLPNGRTAHLRFKIPLNITENSVCNIKPGSPQAMLLLKAKLIIWDEAPMVSRYCYEALDKCLGDIMRCSPTYSKDLPFGGKVVVLGGDFRQILSVIPRGSRQDIIHSTVNSSYLWKFCQVLKLTKNMRLSVGTTASDQDETEQFGEWLLKVGDGIIGDNMDGESEICLPGDIVIPSSDQAFDELVHFSYPNILEIMSSKDFFKARTILAPTLDIVEEVNNHLMAIIPGGEKLYLSSDSICMDEGNMESQLDLYGPELLNSINCSGLPPHKLILKVGVSVMLLRNIDQSSGLCNGTRLQVRKLGNHVIECEVLTGNNVGHIALIPRMNMVPTNETVPVRFQRRQFPIIVSFAMTINKSQGQTLFHVGLYLPRPIFTHGQLYVALSRVKSKRGLKILLMNHVGMSANSTINVVYREVFEKIVF; encoded by the coding sequence ATGTCTGCTGAGATTCGCTCAAGGGGTGATATAGTGTTAAACGTTGCTTCGAGTGGTATTGCATCTTTACTTCTTCCCAATGGAAGAACGGCACACTTAAGGTTCAAAATACCGCTGAATATAACTGAGAATTCTGTATGTAACATCAAACCTGGTTCCCCTCAAGCAATGTTACTGTTGAAAGCCAAACTTATAATTTGGGATGAGGCCCCAATGGTTAGTAGGTACTGCTATGAAGCGCTTGACAAATGCTTGGGCGACATCATGAGGTGTTCTCCAACATATAGCAAAGATTTGCCCTTTGGAGGAAAAGTGGTTGTACTAGGTGGAGACTTTAGACAAATTCTTTCTGTCATTCCACGAGGATCGAGACAAGATATCATTCATTCAACCGTGAATTCGTCTTACCTTTGGAAGTTTTGCCAGGTGCTcaaactaacaaaaaatatgAGACTCTCTGTAGGGACGACTGCTTCAGATCAAGACGAGACAGAGCAATTTGGTGAGTGGTTATTGAAAGTTGGTGATGGTATAATAGGTGACAATATGGATGGTGAATCTGAGATATGTCTTCCAGGAGATATTGTTATTCCTTCTTCGGACCAGGCATTTGATGAGTTAGTTCATTTTTCTTATCCAAATATTCTGGAAATTATGTCCTCAAAGGATTTTTTCAAAGCAAGAACTATACTGGCTCCCACACTAGACATCGTTGAAGAGGTCAACAACCATCTGATGGCTATCATTCCTGGAGGAGAAAAATTATATCTTAGTTCGGATTCCATATGTATGGATGAAGGGAATATGGAGAGTCAACTAGATCTCTATGGTCCTGAATTACTGAATAGCATAAATTGCTCTGGTTTGCCTCCACATAAATTAATACTCAAGGTTGGTGTTTCGGTGATGTTACTGAGGAATATTGACCAATCCAGTGGTCTTTGTAATGGTACAAGGCTACAAGTTAGGAAACTTGGAAATCATGTCATAGAATGTGAAGTCTTAACGGGTAACAATGTTGGTCATATTGCTTTGATTCCAAGAATGAATATGGTACCAACAAATGAAACCGTCCCAGTTAGATTCCAACGAAGACAGTTTCCCATAATAGTATCGTTTGCCATGACAATTAATAAGTCTCAGGGACAAACTTTATTTCATGTTGGATTGTACTTGCCCAGACCAATTTTTACACATGGCCAACTATATGTGGCACTTTCAAGAGTTAAGAGTAAGAGAggtttaaaaattttacttatGAATCACGTAGGAATGTCTGCAAATTCAACTATCAATGTTGTTTACAGAGAAGTCTTTGAAAAAATAGTATTCTAa